The genomic interval GCCACCTGTGGTGGCTATATGGGAACTGTTGTTGTTTGGGAATATTGTTGGTGTCGACGGCCCCACTTATCTACTTCCTTCCCAACCATCATAATAAACAGTCGTTTGTACAACACCCGTTTGTCGTTTCATTCTCCTTACGCCCCCATAGTAGTGGAgtaactagaaaaattgggcctgtataaaaaaaaatactaaaggcTCTTTAAAACTTTGATCGATTGTTTCGACGCTTTCTTCAAGTTTTGTTTTCTTCAAGTTTCTTCAAATTAGTCAAGTtttggaattattattattaaatacttattattaataCGTGTTCCTAGCGTTTCTGAAAGAAAACTAGAGATTCACATACACAAatgaaacgaaaatattttactaacCATTGCTTTTTTTATCATCATTACTGTACCATAAtagaaaactatcaaatttggCGTATAATCTTTTAACTAGTGCTTCCTATTaatcatatgaatatttttttacatattgtacataaattaaattcagatttttgtgacagcggataggatgatttttgccaatttgatgaaggaaccgtttcaacaatgaaatcagataaattggcaaactctgataagaaacgattgacttggagtcacaaatattcaagtctggccagcagtattaaagattagcatgggattgaacctggtaacctctcggtgctaaccataaacgcaaccaccgagccatgctggtGGCCACCGCCAAGCCATAACGCAATCAACGAGCCATAATGTGTTCAATacaaatcattttctatttatcaatttctattgtcaacctttttttacatacctcctttacgtttcacttacgtttacacttcaggaaaaagttttcctcttatccgatcgttttcatactttgccatattgctcattttggtcatcaatataagtaaatggagcctccgccattacgatggtgcaaatatatcgtgtaattttgatctagctttgtaggacaatagtaattgacaatagtcaaCCATCTTTCCTGGGAAATGGAAACGCCACCGCCGATTTCTACACATTTGCAATCATTAAATATCTACCGCACTAGGCGACAGTGCGCTGCAGCGACACAGCGCAGCAgagttgatacaaaaggcaacttcGACGCGGAGTGTCGCGCCACTCCTAGTACGttctatctcatacaatttcatacaaacaatatttgtcCGCGCTGCGTCGCTGCAGTGCAGTACTGGCTAGTGCGGTCTAAGCTTTAGGTCGACATATTTCTATGGAAGGGCCTATCTATACATTATATATCGATTGTTGCCATTATTAAATGTTTTGGAGTACAAAAAAATCCTTTGATTTTAGTGGAGCTTAAATTTTGGTGTCACAATGTGGTAGAGCTTGGCGTCATCGTCGACATTTCCAACCTATTGTAGCGAGCACGTTGGCTTTCGGCAGCTCGTTTCTTATAGAGACTATCTTGTTCCTCAGAGTATTTGGACCGATTCAAcacgaatttatttgaatgggaTGAATGatcgataatttattttactttattgctTTTTTGCAAGACCTCTGTGACGCATTGCGGTAACCTGTAAGATCACGGCggtcattaatttttattgttatttttgtaatttttttttacatacatatatgtattcgatGCCGTCGCAATGGTATGTCATCATTTtcatactaaaaataattagGCACAAAATCTCTTCTAATATGTGAATACCCTTTGGGTTCCACCACGAAAACACGTTTTTCATGGTATACATACAATTTGGTAACTTTCCTATATTTGAGTTCCATGTGTACTATGTTCAAGTGTGCTTCATTGTTTACTTATGAAATTTAGTTTGTTTTAATTTCCTTTTATAAAATAGAAAGTTATTATTGTAGCATATCTTTGGATACAATCACACTTACATATTACGCAATGACTTCAGAAAACTGGACACCACGCCAGTAATAGAGCAGGTTAGATTGTAGGTAACATTTAcaaacatgtaatataaataatatattcacaTGTTACATATGCACTTGTACAATTTGCATACTGCTACATTATTCGCGTCTTTATTTGAAGCCGAACTGTGTAGGTTTTGAAgaaatgtataatctataaataaaaGAACCAATTCTCAAGCACGTGTGTgacaataattaaaattcatttatattcaaGGTAGCAAAGTGGTTGGATTTTAGCTATTGTAAATTCAAGCTTATGAAATCGAAGAAAcaaatagtgtgaatgaaaagTATCGTTAATTTTCTTCTgtgttcaaaaaataaacataaaaatacaacaaagtgaaaaatgcaaaaatcCACTACTAACCgaattttgaaaatgtaaaataaatattcgtcaatttttttctgaaGCTGTTAACACTCGAATCTAGAATGCTGAAAAGATATGTCGCGAGTTTCCACCGAACGATTTAAACACGTGCCAATCGGATCGTTCAATTTTAGAACAACGACATCTTCTTCTCAATTATTTACCaaaatcaattatagatatGTCGCATTGGCAAGTTGCCAAAGTTTTTGCACATTCGTTTATTTTTCTCGTTCCTCCGCATATCcaaggatttctttaatcttttcgaataaattaaaatgtattgttgGCATTCGCCCACGCatctttgaaaataatatttttcgtgttAAATGATGATAAATTATAAACGTAAACACAAAGTAGTCATTAAAAATGATGTAAATTCGTAAAgtgtaacattttatttaacaaaagatttttaataattaaaatttcacactTGATTATTTTAGAATGATAGGATCAGTATATTTAGTATGAAATAaatctgtgtatttattttctttaaatgaatttgattaaatttagagATCATAGCCAGGCTATCGAAAGATAATCAACTTACTTTACAAATAAGGACAACATCTAACgatgtatttattgaaatgtGTAGCTCACATAAAAGAACAAGAGCTAGTGAAGACTTCGAATTGCTAATATCTGTATCATATGGCTAGATGAAACGATAGGTGGAGGAAAGAAGTACTCGAATGGTActcaaaaaattgaaaaaggaCACGAGAAAAATCGAAAGTGGGGTTGGTTGATAATGTAAAGAAAATGGGTGGAGTAGGAGATAAATGAATGTTGTTATACCAAAGATGAATGGAAAAGCATGCTAGAgaaacggtaattggattattagtcacattgcggtagTCACAAAGACagtttttgccattaaaatcgcgaatacgcaatatttggcactcaagttctcgttagtatgatggacttttcggctgccagatgttccgttatagagattttagtgattttgtgaccagtaatcaccgaaccagagAAACTTTAATTTAATAGTGGGTGGTGGATGGTTACAAATGAAGGGATGAGGTAAGTAATTTcgttaaacggattattccacaaaaagcgatctcgcgcaagttactaaaatttcgatcacggaacatctagcactcaatcagatgttccgtgatcgagattttagtgatgtgGGTGAAatcactttttgcggaataatcaccaaaccgtaatttcaaataatgtgagataaaaaataaaattattcagttGTCAAATTTCAAAgacattgaaatataaaaaatgattgaTAATTTAGTCATGTCTTTATGTAGACTTTATTATGTAGTGcagataaattataaattagaaaGTACACAATATTAAAATCGGTTTAGATTAGTAaatggattattgcgcaaattgcgatggCGCTCACGACAATTCGGAAGCTTTCGATTGATCAAGtgtttgggtgccagatgttccgtgatagagattttagtgacgtgcgtgaaatcgctttttgcggaataatcaccaaaccattTTGATTGTgtcaataaaaattgaaaaaaagaaaaaaaatgtttgtacttGAATACTATGTGGTTTCAAATTAGTTTTGTAGCGTTAATTAGTagttattttcttattataaaaaatactgcAGTAAAAGCTTTTAGCTTTGATAAATTTGAGCTAATTTTATTGCAATTGATCCGATTACGGGAGTTGTTGgttttaatgtatatataaacaatagatTCGCGAAGAATTTTAACGGTTCGCTGATTACTactcaaatgtgaaccggtcacaggacaacaggtcgctctagatcggtcacaagTGATCaaccgtcacactaaaactggtcacaccctaaaatcggtcaaacagttttctcgtgaccgattttagggtatgacgggtgatcacgtgtgaccgatctagagcgaccggttgtcctgtgactggttcacttATGactaatagtccgtttaccaattTAAACAATTGTGCAAAAGAGTGTAGTAAATTTTGGTTTAGACCAAAATATGACACTAGTGTCACCGGCCGAATTATACTGTGTTTAGACCGCATTAGACGTGACGTGCGGAATCGTGCGGCCTCAACATGACGCTCACTCAAAAGGTTCCttcaatttatgtttttaaGCTTAAAAACGCATTCAATTtagtttaaatttacatataattcaattaattaactaGTGAAAACGAATTTTATGCAAAAAATGACATCTTTCctcattttattattgttgtgATAGAtccttcaatatttaaaataaatataatttaaccgTATTAACAGTCCCAATCTTATTACACATTATACTTTCCTATAAAATATGttactaaatgcattttatgtgAACAATGAATCGGCATTCCATAACAAAATTGACTTTTGCATATTCATCGTTTATGAgcaatgaatttttaatagtaTCCCATTTTAGTAGTTTGGAAATAatctgtatttattaaatattggatattaaTGAATCAGCATTTCAatacttattaatattattttctgtTGTTAAtgatgtatttttattcaacattATAAGATGGATGTGGACGTCACAAAAGGGGATGGATTTCGaacttattatattacaaaaattgaaGAATTACAACTGATTGTGGCAGACAAATCTCAAAATTTACGCCGTCTCCAAGCACAAAGAAATGAGCTGAATGCTaaaggtacatataatacatatgtatatttctccaTCTTTATTCCTTTGCATATAATTGATAATGAATTTATTTCCAGTTCGTATGTTACGTGAGGAGCTTCAACTATTACAAGAGCAAGGCTCTTATGTTGGAGAAGTAGTCAAACCTATGGACAAGAAAAAGGTATTAGTTAAAGTGCATCCCGAAGGAAAATTCGTTGTggatttagataaaaatatagaCATAAATGATGTTACGGCTAACTGCAGAGTAGCTCTTCGAAATGAAAGTTACACGTTGCATAAAATTCTACCAAACAAAGTAAGTTTCATCTGAATGTATTCATTCTATGACTTGGAATTTGGGTTAATTGCAATGTATTTCATTTTAGGTGGATCCTCTTGTTTCCCTTATGATGGTTGAAAAAGTTCCAGATTCAACGTACGAAATGGTCGGAGGGCTTGATAAACAAATTAAAGAGATCAAAGAAGTCATTGAACTTCCCGTCAAACATCCCGAACTCTTTGATGCGCTCGGTATAGCTCAACCGAAGGGTGTACTTCTTTATGGACCACCCGGAACaggtaaaataaacataaattaaaatttaattgaagttTGGATAAACAAtgactatgtattttattacaataggAAAAACCTTACTCGCCCGAGCCGTCGCCCATCACACAGAGTGCACATTTATACGCGTTTCTGGATCTGAACTTGTACAGAAGTTCATCGGTGAAGGTAGCAGAATGGTTCGAGAACTTTTCGTCATGGCTAGGTATACTAAATActgattttaaacatataattAGTTTGATAAATTCTTTATCGACATCATATCATTACAGAGAACACGCTCCTTCCATCATTTTCATGGACGAAATCGATTCCATTGGCTCATCTCGTATAGAATCTGGCAGTGGAGGTGATTCTGAAGTACAGCGTACTATGTTGGAACTCTTGAATCAACTCGACGGGTTCGAGGctactaaaaatattaaggttattTTCTATCCTTATCATGATTTGAATATATGGAAGAATTGGTGTTGAATTTGTTTTGCTTTCCCAGGTTATTATGGCTACTAATCGCATAGACATCCTCGACCCTGCCCTTTTGAGACCTGGTCGTATCGATCGTAAAATTGAATTCCCGCCACCTAACGAAGAAGCTCGTCTCGACATCTTGAAGATTCACTCACGTAAAATGAATTTAACCCGTGGGATAAACCTGCGTAAGATTGCCGAACTCATGCCTGGAGCTTCCGGTGCTGAAGTCAAGGTATTATTTCCTAGtacttttatttacttgttttgatttcggttttttaataatttttgtattattttagggCGTGTGCACCGAGGCTGGTATGTATGCACTCAGGGAAAGGAGAGTCCACGTTACCCAAGAAGATTTTGAAATGGCCGTTGCTAAAGTTATGCAGAAAGACTCTGAGAAGAACATGTCTATCAAAAAACTGTGGAAGTAATCGAGCGTTGTattcttatttttactttatagaaATATTATCGTTAATGTGtgcattttcaatttgaaataaacaattttttcgtATCAATAATGTTTCGCTTCTATAtcatgtaatgtacatatgcaaatcCAATAaagacatatatggacaaattcgatGTAACAAATTTTTGctacataaacatacatttttacaatgtGGACAGgtaaataatcaacaaattcgagatactAGAAActaaaatttgcgagaaacggggataggttgccaattttgatggaaccgtttcaacaatgaaatcagataaattggcaaactctgataggaaacaatcaacccgaagtcacacatatccaaggtctggttaACAGCACCGAGCCAGGATTGACCCCTCTGtcaaagcattatacgctaaccactgagatatgttgctggttaatattgtaacgtgggaacactgGAGAGAGTATCCgatgtctaagtgcattcgggggtgaacaatagagacccccagCTTAACGGGACTCTGTAAGTGCCtgctagaattctcagaaccgGGACGAGTATGCGTGACTCGCCACGATAGACCTACGTGTCTACACAATAAACACATTTatagatcggggaagctgtgatgggcaacttgtcctttataaggaggtgcaCACAGTAGagcagattattctggagtgagcgctagatccgtgtggacctcctgaattgTTTAATAAATGCTGTGGATTTGGATACTGCACCCTACTAcacaacaatacatatatgtatatgtactaggaTGATGGACTTGGATTTTGGAAGTAGTTGGAACAAAAAGCtgagataaatatattatgttaacAATAGATTATCATGGAGAAGAACATCGAATAATGGTTCAGAAGAGTAACTTCATGGTAAAAACTTAAGATTGTCATAAAactagaaaacaaaaaaaataacaagaaGGTTGAAAtatgatgaaaaaataataacaggAGTAGAggtaacaattatttattttatattcaaaaaagaTTGTATTTACATGGATACATTTCTATGTTCCGTATTGAAACATGGTAAGCAATAAATTTGGTTGGCCATCACAACCGCCACAGTATGTTACAACCTTTTACGTTCGATTTGTAACACCTGATACAATAACGGCGAACCTTTCGTACTTATCCCTCTTTTTTTAAAAGTTCATGACGTGCTCTCCTTTGGATTGGTGTTGATGTTGATGGTTGATTAGAAACTACGCAGCTGGTATGATATAATGCTAATTGTTTTTGAAATTCCACAATAgtaatgttttttaataacttcTTTATATATCACTCTGGCATTCACCACTTCCGTATTCAAAAGTAGTTCCATTGCTAGTTTCCTGTACCACTTTACCGTTTTCTGTAAAGAACTACAGTATGATGTCAATTGGTCAGATAGATCTACAGCTGCTTTTCCTTGATTGTACTCATGTACGATTCTTGGTTTTTCCACTCTATTTCCCCTCCTGTTCCTTATTGTGACATAGTCATTATTATGTTTTGTGGATAACACAAGGACATCACGCGAATCTCTCCATTTTAGAACTGTCACTCCTTTTCTGTTTAGCTGCAATTTCTCCTCGTTTTAATTTCTGGTTGGTGACTTCTTTTGGAATTCCTCGTCGACTTGTGCGTAGAGTACCCACTAAATGGGTATTTTCGGCCAGTAATTTGTTTGCTAGGTCTAAACTAGTGTACCAATTATCAGTACAGACCGTATGTTCCTTATCTAAAATCGGGCGAGAAAGACTCAtcaccatagaagtagaatgcatagaatcgctctcagcctccaaaaatgttgctacaaaaactgcgcggcagagtttgttcattgtttgctaaacttcgtctctctcttcgatggctcgcttttagatggtacttttgttaacaatgaccattctatgcattctacttctatgctcATCACAATATGTGTAGGCACTGACCccgttatattaaaaaattttccaCAATATACTTGGAGACTGTAGGTGTTTCCAGAGGCAGtgcacaatttaaaaatttttattccATATCTGCGGCGCTTTTGTTTCATGTATTGTCGAAACGAAATTCTTCCTTTGAAAGGAATCATACTTTCATCGACAGACATTTTCTGCAGgatcatataatttattaaaattatcgtTCAGTCCGTTAATAATATTACGCACTTTGGCTAGGCGATCGTCTTTATCAGCAGTGGAGTTGTCAGTGAAATGTAGCATTTGCAATAAAATTTCGAAACGGTTTCTGCTCATTACTGATTTGGGAAAAGTTTGTCTAAATGCTATATCTGTACTCCAATATAACGGGATGCTGGGGAGTTTGACGAGCCCCATCCAGATAATGAGGCCAAAAAATCTTTTCATTTCATTGATGTTTGTGGATGACCATGCATGTAGGCGAGAAAATGTTCCCAGAATCTTGCCTTGCAGAACTTGAACGGCGTACCGATTAGTTTCTATTGAAATCGATTTGAACATATCATCCGTtataaaaagttgaaaaaagtCACTGGACTCTCCTTGAGGTAACTTCTCTGCAATTACACATTTCACGCCAGATAAACTCACAAAAGGCCTCACAGTAGCTGTCGCACCCGCAGGATTGAACCATTCATCAGAAGAAACACTTGTAACACCACTTGGAACAATATCAGCTACATCTGATTCACTTTCACTTGTTTCTTCTGGTAATAATTGCCGACGTCGAACAATATCCTAGTAAATGAACCATCTTCACTTTCAGATAATTCTTCAATCGACAAATCATCTGATAAACTTCTTGCCATATTTATATGggataaaactgaaaataaaattgtaaaaattataaattgaatgaGATAATATAATTACATGTGTGTAAAAATACAAACCTGATCTAGGgctcaaattcaaaatatatctcCTAATGCTATACGTAACAAGCTGATGATAAAgtataatgcatacatattttgaaacgcatctctttatattgtttacttatttattgcacactAAAAAAACAGCTGTAAAAGGAATTATTTTGGACCAATTACAATTTTATAAGTTCCCGATTGGATTGTATTTGAAAAATGGTAACGCCTTTTGGTTCCTGGGCGTGAACATTACATTACCTGGAATTATTATGAAACCAGGAAACAAATAGCTTGCATGACTTTGTATAGAATAAAAGGATTTCATTGTCTAAATACAAATTCGTCACGTCTACCATATATCTAACTTTTATTGCTTTTTGCATAAAAGAGTTTTGAAGAAAgctattttatgaaaaaataagggATGATTTATAGTGTGATCGAGTAAAtaccatagatgtagaataacctagatatgcctAAACATActaatttcgttggagatcttgtcgccactaactgaggggtgcggggggtttaactagcggggaagtggtgaaaaaaaaaagtcgacACAGCAGtcggcagtggtcagcaaccagtttatgtacatatgtacatgcactgaagttttattttatttataactctaTTTTATTGGATACTCTGCctgtaaaccaaactaatagccatattaagaaaaaaatatttagctatacacactatattaaactacaaatgtacatatgttactataataaaaccatcattaactattacaatatttaaacattagtaacttccacaaggatcaattttaaaactgacactttaatatttagttcatagtttgtagttttaaacttaatgtcgatttctgaatttccttcagtgccaacaagatatacgcgtgcatttagggacacctgtggcagaggttgtcgaccgctgttctATCACTGCATAtaacactacatacatcgcgccgatatttcattatatgttaaaatactactataattgaagacattatatattaattcttacttatgatatgtgatgccatccgcctttttatgttttctttagTAATTGtgacacaatttcactgaatacgTTGGCATTTTCAAAAAATGTCAATCAACCTTCcaacttagaagctaactagctactgagagagtgtgcatgcaccaacagggtgatcggcttagagcgtcagggcgtatctatgtattctatatatatGACTGTCCTAGAAAGTTTTTATtgccttttttattttgaagaaaGGATTgacataaaatacatttatacaagcTGAGATGAGACACTCAATAGAGTTGATTTATGATGGTCACCCAAAGaagttctcatttttttttattctgtcgGAATTTTGTTATGTAATGagtaaaataaatctttttacatatttagaaatttattattttgtaattgtcTGCTTTGCTCGTTATTGCTGCCACCGCCCTTCTCGGAAGGGATGCATACAAAGAATCGAGATATCGGCCACAATCTCATTGTCCCAAACTTgtcaaactatttttttgaGCTCTTCAATGCTCACTGGCTTTTTTTGTAATCTGCTACTTGATTACAGCCTAGCCCACCGATTTTGAATGGGGTTGAGGTCAGAGGTGTTTCCTGACCGGAAAAATGAAAACTATGAGATGGCGAGAATATGCTCAAAAAAGTACTCTATCACGCCGTGGAGGTCACCGTTGACCGGCAATCCAAAAAAGGGTTATACAAgggtataaaaaaatcacaaatatttattaagcCCTTATTaggatgtatatacatatatagtatacaaCTAAAATTTTCTAATTGCGCAGagatatttttaacaaaaataaggTGGCACGAAACGTGTtaattaaaactacaaataagaATATAAAACACGTCCATGTTTATTTGACTCATTTATAcgtaaataataaagaaaaatttaacattatatatatattaagttttTTACTCTCCataagaaaaattaattgagagctgaaaaaaataaaacattcccAATTCAAAAAAACTAATTATATCTACATTCCTTGGATTCATTTAACAACCAACGTAGACATGAGTTAcgcaaaataaaaatggaaaagttGTCAAAAATAGTTGGTTCGTCATTTTTTTGCGATACAAGACTGCTAAAATACATTAGCCGTGGGTTGTACTGTCTTCGACGAAATCTCTAGCTTCTTCTTTAGTGACACACTCAACGTGGGAGACCTTGTTTCTGAATTTGACGCCGTAAAATTTGTGGGCATGCTCCAAAAGTTCAGGTCTGAAAGTGGTCGTGATGAATTGGGCCGACGTACTCAGTTCATGGATCATGTTAGCTATTGCTTTTCGATGTTGCGCATCCAAAGCCTGAAAacgttatacatacattattacatTCCAGTTGATAATGTAATAACGattcaatatgtattataaagtaTACCTGATCGATTTCATCGAATAAGTAGAATGGAGCTGGGTCACATTTTTGAATTGCGAAGATGAGCGCTAACGCTACAAGAGATTTCTGTCCACCCGATAGCTGGTTCATTTCTCTCATTTCTGCGTCTCCGCCGGTGAAAGAAACCTTGATACCCACACCTATGAACTGTTCAGCGTTCGCATGctgaaagtaataataaaataaaccagtCAGATATTGAATTATAGGATAAGATTTTAAACGTTTATGTAAGCTATACAAACTTCTGGTCTTATTTCGACTCCATCTTCATTGGCAGTTCTCATGATGAGGCTACC from Arctopsyche grandis isolate Sample6627 chromosome 9, ASM5162203v2, whole genome shotgun sequence carries:
- the Rpt6 gene encoding 26S proteasome regulatory subunit Rpt6 gives rise to the protein MTLTQKMDVDVTKGDGFRTYYITKIEELQLIVADKSQNLRRLQAQRNELNAKVRMLREELQLLQEQGSYVGEVVKPMDKKKVLVKVHPEGKFVVDLDKNIDINDVTANCRVALRNESYTLHKILPNKVDPLVSLMMVEKVPDSTYEMVGGLDKQIKEIKEVIELPVKHPELFDALGIAQPKGVLLYGPPGTGKTLLARAVAHHTECTFIRVSGSELVQKFIGEGSRMVRELFVMAREHAPSIIFMDEIDSIGSSRIESGSGGDSEVQRTMLELLNQLDGFEATKNIKVIMATNRIDILDPALLRPGRIDRKIEFPPPNEEARLDILKIHSRKMNLTRGINLRKIAELMPGASGAEVKGVCTEAGMYALRERRVHVTQEDFEMAVAKVMQKDSEKNMSIKKLWK